In Limisalsivibrio acetivorans, one genomic interval encodes:
- a CDS encoding methyl-accepting chemotaxis protein produces MLEEGKGSWEIIREEGDKIDEGLEEIKALDHIVFINQLEEAINNQTKFEGVLDPTKCSFGSWYETYKPHDHEEEEAYNAIREPHNHVHVGAAEIVRLMEEGKYQEARDVYKEKVMEGVKGFKKNFKHFHQGIELVVKGFVRTIDNLKDISNEVKALSKSFASIRKIVDTINNVAIQTNMLAVNGSIEAARSGEFGRGFSVVASDIRSLANESGDNADRMKDILEEMYEQINGFQDELSEITALIRVQIEKSELAVTNLISMVKIRGRAGELREESEKYFDEGIVKVRKVNEACDEGLEVADKLKKLTDEAKIAADEQVRGLNEISAASEEVASLADEMQNY; encoded by the coding sequence ATGCTCGAAGAGGGTAAAGGGAGCTGGGAGATCATCCGTGAAGAGGGTGACAAGATCGATGAAGGTCTTGAGGAGATCAAGGCCCTTGATCATATCGTTTTCATCAACCAGCTTGAAGAGGCCATCAACAACCAGACCAAGTTTGAGGGCGTTCTAGACCCCACAAAATGCTCCTTCGGTTCCTGGTACGAAACATACAAGCCCCACGATCATGAAGAGGAAGAGGCCTATAACGCCATACGTGAACCCCACAACCATGTGCATGTAGGTGCGGCAGAGATAGTCCGCCTCATGGAAGAGGGCAAGTATCAGGAAGCAAGGGATGTCTACAAAGAAAAGGTTATGGAGGGTGTGAAGGGATTTAAAAAGAACTTCAAACACTTCCATCAGGGTATAGAGCTTGTGGTTAAGGGATTTGTACGCACCATAGATAACCTCAAGGACATAAGCAATGAGGTGAAGGCTCTCAGCAAGTCCTTTGCAAGCATAAGAAAGATCGTAGATACCATCAATAATGTAGCCATACAGACAAACATGCTCGCCGTTAACGGCAGCATAGAAGCGGCCCGTTCAGGCGAGTTTGGCAGGGGCTTCTCCGTTGTTGCCTCTGATATCCGCTCCCTCGCTAATGAATCGGGGGATAATGCGGACAGGATGAAAGACATCCTCGAGGAAATGTATGAGCAGATCAACGGATTCCAGGATGAGCTCAGCGAGATAACCGCCCTAATCAGGGTGCAGATCGAGAAGTCCGAGCTTGCTGTTACCAACCTTATTTCCATGGTCAAGATCCGTGGACGGGCTGGTGAGCTGAGGGAGGAGTCCGAGAAATACTTCGACGAGGGAATCGTTAAAGTCCGCAAGGTGAACGAGGCGTGCGATGAGGGACTTGAGGTTGCCGATAAGCTCAAGAAGCTTACCGATGAAGCCAAGATCGCTGCCGACGAGCAGGTAAGGGGACTTAACGAGATCTCCGCCGCATCCGAAGAGGTTGCCTCACTCGCAGACGAAATGCAGAACTACTGA
- a CDS encoding HD domain-containing phosphohydrolase — protein MFKSIPIRISIIMNFIAVAVIGVLLVMTVQYYYSNKMAISATEDHFATISEDIKQGIMGFDERTSAVVNYLEVHPDIAVPPDTERKHPLTASFTRMLENMPDLYALYTGHSDGSFFEIVNLEIGNNIRSTFLAPENARWCIIMIPGGTGLKYTYFLDDAKKLIRSRIEETEYNPVNRPWYRSAIESDKTIRTEPYVFSNLKKAGVTYAKHISGKDVVLAADVSLHSLSSILESEKVYEQTGIFLLDSSNEFIAAAGGSDINLFNEYSEDLLSEGRGVLKADVNGVEYLVETTPVTDGFWESAKIVIAVPYSVMAGPYIRIITISFMVTLLLSVIIIPLIMFSSYIIVRPLRELMGENELVSKREFSKVKGIKTIIKEYQELSTSLVHMSGDIEAYQKAQQELFDSFIKLIAEAVDNKSKYTGGHCRRVPVLTEMLAKAASDSKQGALKDFTLKSEDDWRELYIGAWLHDCGKLVIPDHIMDKSVKLETIYNRIHEIRTRFEVLLRDKEIEACERIINGEERDEVNKWLDGEKDKLKKDFEFTAFLNNGDHFVTDDDLERLRQIAERTWKPYFDRTAGLSFEEDKQLKESGDLPQEENVLMDAPFHVSARSDDDTKDFEALGFKVDVPQNLYNKGELYNLSTQRGTLTEEERYKINEHMIMSIRMLEELPFPQNLSNVPEYAGAHHETMDGTGYPRRLTRDEMSVPARIMAVADIFEALTAADRPYKAPKKLSESVKILSFMAKEDKIDSEIFELFLTSGIYREYAEKTLKPEQIDEVDVQQYISGGES, from the coding sequence ATGTTTAAATCGATCCCTATCCGAATCAGTATAATCATGAACTTCATTGCTGTGGCAGTAATAGGCGTACTGCTCGTTATGACAGTTCAGTATTACTACAGCAACAAGATGGCCATATCCGCCACAGAGGACCATTTCGCCACCATATCTGAGGACATAAAACAGGGAATTATGGGTTTTGATGAAAGAACATCCGCCGTTGTGAACTATCTTGAGGTTCATCCTGACATTGCTGTTCCGCCGGATACCGAAAGGAAACACCCCCTGACAGCTTCTTTTACCCGGATGCTTGAAAACATGCCCGACCTTTACGCCCTGTATACCGGACATAGTGACGGAAGCTTCTTTGAGATCGTAAACCTTGAGATTGGAAATAACATCCGCTCAACCTTTCTGGCACCGGAAAATGCCCGGTGGTGTATAATCATGATCCCGGGTGGTACAGGGCTTAAGTATACTTATTTCCTTGATGATGCTAAGAAACTGATTCGCTCAAGGATAGAAGAGACTGAGTACAACCCCGTAAACCGTCCATGGTACCGCTCTGCCATAGAAAGCGACAAAACCATACGCACAGAACCATACGTATTCAGCAATCTGAAAAAAGCAGGCGTTACATATGCAAAGCATATATCCGGCAAGGATGTGGTACTAGCCGCAGATGTTTCACTGCATTCTCTTTCTTCCATTCTGGAATCGGAGAAGGTTTATGAGCAAACAGGCATCTTCCTTCTGGACAGCTCCAACGAGTTCATTGCCGCAGCAGGCGGTTCAGATATAAACCTTTTTAATGAATACAGCGAAGATCTCCTCAGCGAAGGCAGAGGGGTGCTGAAGGCTGATGTTAACGGAGTTGAGTATCTCGTCGAAACAACTCCCGTGACCGATGGTTTCTGGGAGTCTGCAAAGATTGTTATCGCTGTGCCTTACAGTGTGATGGCCGGTCCTTACATACGCATAATAACGATATCGTTTATGGTGACCCTGCTCCTCTCAGTAATCATCATACCGCTGATAATGTTCAGCAGTTATATCATAGTCCGTCCCCTTCGTGAGCTCATGGGGGAGAACGAGCTGGTAAGTAAGCGGGAGTTTTCCAAAGTCAAGGGTATAAAAACGATTATCAAAGAATATCAGGAGCTTTCCACATCTCTGGTACATATGTCCGGCGATATCGAAGCCTATCAGAAGGCCCAGCAGGAGCTTTTCGATTCCTTCATCAAGCTTATCGCAGAAGCTGTGGACAATAAGTCCAAATACACAGGCGGACACTGCCGCAGAGTACCCGTGCTTACTGAGATGCTGGCAAAAGCCGCATCGGATTCGAAACAGGGAGCTCTCAAGGACTTCACTCTCAAAAGCGAGGATGACTGGCGCGAACTCTACATTGGCGCATGGCTTCACGACTGCGGGAAATTAGTTATCCCCGATCATATTATGGATAAATCAGTAAAGCTAGAAACGATTTACAACCGCATCCATGAGATACGCACACGCTTTGAGGTTCTCCTTAGGGACAAAGAGATTGAGGCGTGCGAAAGGATCATTAACGGCGAAGAAAGGGATGAGGTAAACAAATGGCTTGATGGTGAAAAGGATAAGCTGAAAAAGGACTTTGAGTTCACTGCCTTCCTGAACAACGGGGATCATTTCGTTACCGATGATGATCTTGAAAGGCTGAGGCAGATCGCAGAAAGAACTTGGAAACCATACTTCGACAGAACAGCAGGGCTCTCCTTCGAGGAGGATAAACAACTCAAAGAATCGGGAGACCTCCCCCAAGAGGAAAACGTTCTCATGGATGCCCCCTTCCACGTCTCTGCCCGATCCGATGATGATACAAAGGATTTCGAAGCCCTCGGCTTCAAGGTGGATGTTCCTCAAAACCTTTATAACAAAGGGGAACTGTACAACCTTAGCACCCAAAGAGGTACACTCACCGAAGAGGAGCGCTACAAGATAAACGAGCATATGATCATGAGCATCCGGATGCTTGAGGAACTCCCATTCCCGCAGAATCTTTCAAATGTTCCTGAATACGCCGGAGCGCATCATGAGACGATGGACGGAACAGGTTACCCCCGCAGGCTCACAAGGGATGAGATGAGCGTCCCAGCCAGAATAATGGCTGTTGCGGATATCTTCGAAGCGCTAACAGCGGCGGATAGACCATACAAAGCCCCAAAGAAACTTTCAGAATCAGTAAAGATCCTCAGCTTCATGGCAAAGGAAGACAAGATCGATTCGGAAATATTTGAACTCTTTCTAACCTCCGGTATCTACAGGGAATATGCAGAAAAAACCCTAAAACCTGAACAGATAGACGAAGTGGATGTTCAGCAGTATATCAGTGGAGGAGAGAGCTAG
- a CDS encoding aminotransferase class III-fold pyridoxal phosphate-dependent enzyme encodes MEHVFFCTGHELKIKNAVKAEGLYITDDQERKYLDLESGVWCTSIGHGNPYVNDAVKEQIDKLIHAGFCYSSEIMEYAAKELLRVAGMEDGKCVFLCSGSEGVEVTRQMSRTLTGRGLSMTLHDSYLGSYSSLSEESGGWFLLDWERCKNCPVQQTCDETCHLFAEVPEDISEFIFEPGSSSGLVNFPPEKMIENLADKVRALGGKVIVNEVTTGVGRTGKWFGFQHYRMEPDFIAVGKGIGNGYPVSAALLKGEDAEKLLDKGFHYSQSHQNDPLGASVVFSVIRFIENSDLVTHATVCGDYLYKELEGLVDGKLVTEHRGRGLMHVLEFADPAMVQRVYSELIEKGYIVGNRGRALRIDPPLIIEQNELEVFLDVFRDVLMGLSDTKPA; translated from the coding sequence ATGGAACATGTATTTTTCTGTACTGGTCATGAGCTTAAGATTAAGAATGCCGTTAAGGCTGAGGGACTTTACATTACAGATGACCAGGAGCGTAAGTATCTAGATCTAGAGTCCGGTGTTTGGTGCACATCCATAGGGCACGGCAACCCCTATGTTAACGATGCTGTAAAGGAGCAGATCGACAAATTAATTCATGCCGGGTTCTGCTATTCCAGTGAGATTATGGAGTATGCGGCAAAAGAGCTTTTGCGTGTGGCAGGAATGGAGGATGGCAAGTGTGTTTTTCTCTGTTCTGGCAGTGAAGGTGTGGAAGTTACGAGGCAGATGTCTAGAACCCTTACAGGCAGGGGACTCTCCATGACTCTCCACGATTCCTATCTCGGGTCATATTCATCTTTATCAGAAGAGAGTGGTGGTTGGTTTCTCCTTGACTGGGAGAGATGTAAAAACTGCCCTGTTCAACAGACGTGTGATGAAACCTGCCATTTGTTCGCTGAGGTGCCTGAGGATATCTCTGAATTCATCTTCGAACCGGGGAGTTCCTCCGGTTTAGTTAACTTCCCGCCGGAGAAGATGATTGAGAACCTCGCTGACAAGGTGCGGGCCCTTGGAGGTAAGGTAATCGTAAACGAGGTGACCACGGGCGTTGGAAGGACGGGTAAATGGTTTGGTTTTCAGCATTATCGTATGGAGCCGGATTTCATAGCTGTCGGTAAAGGTATAGGAAACGGATATCCGGTTAGTGCGGCGCTGCTGAAAGGGGAGGATGCGGAGAAGCTTCTCGATAAAGGGTTCCATTATTCCCAGTCACATCAGAATGACCCGCTCGGTGCTTCCGTTGTTTTTTCCGTCATCCGTTTCATCGAGAACAGCGATCTTGTTACCCATGCCACGGTTTGCGGCGATTACCTCTACAAAGAGCTTGAGGGGCTTGTGGACGGAAAGCTGGTCACGGAACACAGGGGGAGAGGGTTGATGCACGTTCTGGAGTTTGCCGATCCTGCAATGGTTCAGAGGGTCTATTCTGAGCTTATTGAGAAGGGTTATATCGTAGGGAACAGGGGCAGGGCACTGCGCATCGATCCGCCGCTGATTATTGAGCAAAACGAACTTGAAGTCTTTTTGGATGTATTCAGGGATGTTTTGATGGGTCTCAGCGACACTAAGCCTGCCTGA
- a CDS encoding ParA family protein, translated as MADIITFANKKGGSGKTSTVLNVGAVLGSKGNRVLLVDLDPQAHLSYWSGVNTYDTYKNIYSVIHGDYSSSEAVTTTEHGLYDIIPASTHFSHKDLKQIIDGRQVEGKLAKALIDVKDKYDIILIDTPPTVAVLTLNALVASRHVLIPVLLNFLAIEGLAQLAQNIYRINMAHNPDLRIMGIIPNQYDLRSNHARRVVSELNENFGEDMISPRIRHDIKVAEAPEARLPINLYAPKSRGAMDFSILADYVMGKINESAGVKT; from the coding sequence ATGGCAGATATAATAACCTTCGCAAACAAAAAGGGGGGTAGCGGTAAAACCTCCACCGTCTTGAATGTGGGAGCTGTTCTCGGAAGCAAAGGGAACAGGGTGCTTCTTGTCGACTTGGATCCCCAGGCTCATCTCTCCTATTGGTCGGGCGTAAACACCTACGATACATATAAAAACATCTACAGTGTAATCCACGGTGACTACAGCTCGTCGGAAGCTGTCACCACAACTGAGCACGGACTCTACGACATAATCCCCGCCTCCACCCATTTCTCACACAAGGATCTTAAACAGATTATAGACGGCAGGCAGGTTGAGGGAAAGCTGGCTAAAGCATTGATAGATGTGAAGGATAAGTATGATATTATACTTATAGACACTCCGCCCACAGTTGCCGTGCTCACGCTGAACGCCCTTGTGGCATCCAGACATGTGCTTATACCGGTACTTCTCAACTTCCTTGCCATAGAAGGGCTTGCACAGCTCGCCCAGAACATATACAGGATAAACATGGCCCATAATCCTGATCTCAGGATAATGGGCATAATCCCAAACCAGTACGACCTGCGGAGCAACCATGCGAGAAGGGTTGTAAGCGAATTGAATGAGAATTTCGGCGAGGATATGATATCCCCCCGTATACGTCATGACATCAAGGTCGCAGAAGCTCCAGAAGCGAGGCTCCCCATAAATTTATACGCGCCCAAGAGCCGCGGGGCTATGGACTTCAGTATTTTAGCCGATTATGTAATGGGTAAAATCAACGAGTCTGCGGGGGTGAAGACATGA
- the chrA gene encoding chromate efflux transporter: protein MINKQNIRIFYIFLSLGLRSFGGPVAHMGYFHKEFVQARKWLDEKEFADITAMCQFLPGPASSQTGFSIGLRKGGMPGAFAAWLGFTLPSVVVMVLAAYGLSSFSFLRDSFIIPGLLMLTVAVVAQAVWSMGSRLCTDNPLRILAATSAFAVLVTGHPLIQVLVILCAGGAGYLIYNEPTRMKQNSIIPYGRSATLLGIFFTLLVALPAAAALSGNESLRLFEIFYRAGAIVFGGGHVVLPLLQAETAGGLFLGDDTFLSGYGIAQLVPGPLFTFSAFVGTTAGGFITGLVCLLGIFMSTFLLVPAVLPIWDHLSAKNWASASLKGVNAGVVGILLAALYNPVWVKGVHSSYDFAVCMGAFAMLKFAKAPIWATALFCIAMAYFRQA from the coding sequence ATGATTAATAAGCAAAATATCAGGATCTTCTACATATTTCTATCTCTTGGGCTGAGGAGCTTCGGGGGACCTGTTGCACATATGGGTTACTTCCATAAGGAATTCGTGCAAGCCCGTAAATGGCTGGATGAAAAAGAGTTTGCCGACATAACAGCGATGTGTCAGTTCCTCCCCGGTCCTGCAAGCAGCCAGACAGGGTTTTCCATAGGCCTTAGAAAAGGTGGTATGCCGGGGGCGTTTGCCGCATGGCTTGGCTTTACACTCCCCTCCGTTGTTGTTATGGTTCTTGCCGCTTACGGCCTAAGTAGCTTCTCTTTCCTGAGAGACTCATTTATCATACCCGGCCTGCTCATGCTAACCGTTGCGGTGGTAGCCCAGGCGGTCTGGTCCATGGGGAGCAGGCTCTGCACCGACAACCCCCTGCGTATTCTCGCCGCCACCTCAGCCTTCGCCGTACTTGTAACCGGGCATCCACTTATACAGGTACTCGTTATCCTCTGCGCGGGGGGAGCGGGCTACCTAATATACAATGAACCAACCAGAATGAAGCAGAATAGCATCATACCCTACGGCAGATCCGCAACACTGCTGGGTATATTCTTCACCCTACTCGTCGCACTCCCCGCCGCAGCGGCATTATCGGGGAATGAAAGCTTAAGGTTATTCGAGATTTTCTATCGGGCAGGAGCCATTGTTTTCGGCGGAGGTCACGTGGTTCTCCCACTTCTACAGGCTGAGACAGCGGGTGGGCTGTTTCTGGGTGACGACACTTTCCTTTCCGGTTATGGCATCGCCCAGCTCGTTCCTGGCCCCCTTTTCACTTTCTCCGCCTTCGTTGGAACCACAGCGGGCGGATTTATAACCGGTCTCGTTTGCCTACTAGGAATCTTCATGTCCACCTTCCTTCTCGTGCCGGCTGTTCTGCCCATATGGGATCATCTCTCCGCAAAGAACTGGGCATCAGCCTCGCTTAAGGGGGTTAATGCCGGTGTGGTGGGTATTCTTCTGGCAGCACTGTACAACCCTGTATGGGTAAAGGGCGTACATTCTTCCTACGACTTTGCCGTCTGTATGGGAGCATTCGCAATGCTGAAATTCGCAAAAGCACCCATCTGGGCAACTGCTCTTTTCTGTATAGCTATGGCATATTTCAGGCAGGCTTAG
- a CDS encoding AEC family transporter yields the protein MEFLIIFEQSILPIFFLIGLAFIYQKKYQPNIKAISDLTLTILAPIMVFDNLYRQSVQVDVLIKPFMFMALLMAALIGLSYLTALLLRLNTNERISLILGTSMINSGNFGIPLIIFTYGEGTLPYSVIYFVTFVFPILTLGILISSNQHSIKESVKDMLKMPLFHAFIAAMVFTTLKIPLPSFAEKSFGLLGQAAIPMMLFILGLQLANINLKKVNLKVLSSATIIRLILSPLIAAPILIFVGITELEGKTALLQTSSPTAILTLMLAIKFNRSPDILAGIIFATTALSGITLTLVIQISDIFL from the coding sequence ATGGAATTCCTGATAATCTTCGAGCAGTCGATTCTGCCCATATTCTTTCTTATTGGCCTGGCATTCATCTATCAGAAGAAGTATCAGCCCAACATCAAAGCGATCAGCGATCTAACCCTGACCATCCTCGCACCCATAATGGTTTTCGATAACCTGTACAGGCAGTCGGTGCAAGTGGATGTGCTCATTAAGCCCTTTATGTTCATGGCTCTTCTCATGGCTGCCCTGATAGGTCTGTCATACCTGACGGCACTCCTGCTGAGATTGAATACAAACGAACGTATATCCCTCATACTTGGCACATCCATGATAAACTCCGGCAACTTCGGGATTCCGCTCATTATCTTTACCTACGGTGAGGGAACGCTCCCCTATTCTGTTATATACTTCGTAACATTCGTTTTCCCGATACTCACCCTGGGCATACTCATAAGCAGCAACCAGCACAGCATCAAGGAATCGGTGAAGGATATGCTGAAAATGCCTCTGTTCCATGCCTTTATTGCGGCGATGGTGTTTACTACACTGAAGATCCCGCTCCCCTCCTTTGCCGAGAAGAGCTTCGGGCTTCTGGGGCAGGCAGCCATACCGATGATGCTTTTCATACTGGGCCTGCAACTCGCAAACATAAACCTCAAGAAGGTAAACCTTAAGGTTCTTAGTTCGGCAACCATTATTAGGCTTATTCTCTCCCCGCTCATAGCTGCCCCTATCCTCATTTTTGTTGGGATAACAGAACTGGAAGGCAAAACCGCTCTGCTTCAAACATCCTCCCCGACAGCTATCCTAACCCTTATGCTGGCGATCAAGTTCAACCGTTCACCTGATATCCTTGCAGGCATCATCTTTGCGACCACAGCGCTTTCAGGAATAACCCTCACACTGGTTATCCAGATTTCGGATATTTTTCTGTAG
- a CDS encoding Hsp70 family protein — protein MSHCIGIDFGTSNSMIAVYKEQGVIDIISSDSGKRFLPSVVYFKKENEVVIGDNAKSMQLLESEQTIANIKRYLGTDKEFEQFGNTYKPEELAGLIFKKLMMTYQDYSGEEDASAVITVPAYFDHYQREAVRSAAEYAGFNVLRLLNEPTSAALYYNNIGKNTGETCLVFDLGGGTLDISIIEMDVDSCSVILTGGSTEIGGVDFDIAVADYFIENFRSKHGIDLKSDPIAYQQLLFQAEKAKVELSSLNEVNVVVPYITISKEGPLHFKDSIDRDTFSRVTAPITAKIRTIIEKLLENGEMEIKDIDRVLPVGGASRIHSVRGLIWDMFNGTVKKDMNPEEAVACGAAVNAAMLKGVLKDKTFNDVTAHNLGIEDDNGNFQAILNRNEIYPVEFSMEFTTASEDTERVKVHILQDMARSSLNTSDSVSENPEQFVSLGEFEIETKASEESEEPTIEVTFSIDNSGIISVNAAHLNSGSKGDFTLRMTIKNESLNKIGIF, from the coding sequence ATGAGCCACTGTATCGGAATCGATTTCGGTACGAGCAATTCTATGATCGCTGTTTACAAGGAGCAGGGTGTCATAGATATCATAAGCTCCGACAGCGGCAAGCGTTTCCTTCCTTCCGTCGTGTACTTCAAGAAGGAAAACGAGGTTGTCATAGGCGACAACGCCAAGAGCATGCAGCTTTTGGAGTCGGAGCAGACAATAGCAAACATAAAACGCTATCTGGGTACGGATAAGGAGTTTGAGCAGTTTGGGAATACCTACAAACCCGAAGAGCTTGCAGGGTTAATATTCAAAAAGCTGATGATGACATATCAGGACTACTCCGGCGAGGAGGATGCCTCGGCTGTTATAACCGTTCCAGCTTATTTTGATCACTACCAGCGTGAGGCGGTCCGTTCTGCGGCGGAATATGCGGGTTTTAATGTACTGCGCCTTCTGAACGAGCCAACATCGGCGGCCTTATACTATAATAATATTGGCAAAAACACGGGTGAAACATGCCTTGTATTCGATCTTGGTGGCGGAACCCTTGATATAAGCATTATCGAAATGGACGTGGATTCCTGCAGTGTTATTTTGACCGGAGGCTCCACAGAGATAGGCGGCGTTGACTTTGACATAGCCGTTGCGGACTACTTTATCGAAAACTTCCGAAGTAAGCACGGCATTGACCTGAAATCCGATCCCATAGCCTATCAACAGCTACTTTTCCAGGCGGAGAAGGCGAAGGTTGAGCTTTCATCGCTGAACGAGGTTAACGTAGTTGTTCCCTACATAACCATATCCAAAGAGGGTCCGCTCCATTTTAAGGACAGTATAGATAGAGACACGTTCAGCAGGGTTACCGCTCCGATTACGGCCAAGATTCGCACAATTATTGAAAAACTCCTCGAAAACGGAGAAATGGAAATAAAAGACATCGACCGTGTCCTCCCCGTAGGTGGAGCCTCCAGGATACATAGCGTTCGAGGGCTTATCTGGGATATGTTTAACGGAACGGTTAAGAAGGATATGAACCCCGAAGAGGCTGTTGCATGCGGTGCTGCTGTTAATGCGGCAATGCTAAAAGGTGTTCTCAAAGATAAGACATTTAACGATGTTACTGCACATAATCTCGGAATCGAGGATGACAACGGCAATTTTCAAGCTATACTTAATAGGAATGAGATCTACCCCGTTGAGTTCAGTATGGAGTTTACCACAGCCTCTGAGGACACCGAGCGTGTCAAGGTTCACATACTGCAGGATATGGCGAGATCCTCTTTAAATACAAGCGATTCTGTGTCTGAAAATCCGGAGCAGTTCGTAAGCCTTGGTGAGTTTGAGATAGAGACAAAAGCCTCTGAAGAGTCAGAGGAACCCACCATTGAGGTTACATTCAGTATAGACAATAGCGGGATAATCAGCGTGAACGCAGCGCATCTGAACAGCGGAAGCAAAGGGGATTTTACTCTCCGCATGACAATCAAAAATGAAAGCTTAAATAAGATCGGAATTTTTTAA
- a CDS encoding class I SAM-dependent DNA methyltransferase, with product MNTEKSILKKVYTAKTKEELMEAYNEWAREYDGDLEEFGYQAPVESVNTFLKYVDSDAKVIDVGCGTGLVGSLLCKNGFCGIHGLDYSKDMLEVAGEKDIYDNLFHADLTMPLDLKEKAYDALICVGTFTYGHVESDAFERILSLVKPGGHIVFTVREGAYDDLNYREKMVEMEAKKLWELKEMTDAVYFSGENVSCKLCTYEVL from the coding sequence ATGAACACAGAGAAATCGATCCTTAAAAAGGTTTACACAGCAAAAACCAAAGAAGAACTGATGGAGGCCTATAACGAATGGGCCAGAGAGTATGACGGTGATCTGGAGGAGTTCGGCTATCAGGCTCCTGTTGAGAGCGTTAACACCTTTCTTAAGTATGTTGATTCCGATGCAAAGGTTATCGATGTTGGCTGCGGAACTGGCCTTGTGGGGAGCCTGCTATGTAAAAACGGCTTCTGCGGCATCCATGGCCTTGATTACTCAAAGGATATGCTGGAAGTAGCTGGTGAAAAGGATATATACGACAACCTCTTCCATGCTGATCTCACCATGCCCCTTGATTTGAAGGAAAAGGCCTACGATGCGTTGATATGCGTGGGCACATTCACTTACGGCCATGTGGAAAGCGACGCCTTCGAAAGGATACTCAGTCTCGTTAAGCCCGGTGGGCATATCGTCTTTACTGTTAGAGAAGGAGCGTATGACGATCTCAACTATCGGGAGAAGATGGTGGAGATGGAGGCAAAGAAACTCTGGGAGCTTAAGGAGATGACCGATGCGGTGTATTTTTCCGGCGAAAACGTCAGCTGCAAGCTTTGCACGTACGAGGTGCTGTAA